Sequence from the Thermus tengchongensis genome:
GGCCCTGGACCAGGCCACGGGGGAGGAGGTGTGGAGCCTCGAGGTGGGCAAGGTGACGGCAGGCCTTTCCTATGCCGCCGGGCACGTCTATGTGGCCACGGAGGAGGGGCGTTTCCTAGCGGTGGACCAAAGGGGCCAGGTGGTCTTTGAGGCCACGGGCCTGGGAGCGGTCCAGGTACCCCCTCTGCCCCTATCCCAGGAGGTCTTGGTGGCCAACCTTGCCGGGAAACTTTTCCGCTTTGGCGTAGGATAGGGGTATGGAAGCCATCCGCACCAACAGAGCCCCCCAGGCCATCGGCCCCTACTCCCAGGCGGTGCGGGCCGGAGGGCTGGTCTTCGTCTCCGGCCAAATCCCTCTAAGGCCCGACGGCACCCTGGCAGAAGGGGATATCCGCACCCAAACGGAGCTGGTGATGGAGAACCTAAAGGCCATCCTCGAGGCGGCGGGCTCCTCCCTCGCCCGGGTGGTGCAAACCACCTGCTTCCTGACCGACCTGGAGGACTTCCCCCTTTTCAACGAGGTCTACGCCCGCTATTTCTCGCCCCCCTACCCGGCCCGGGCCACGGTGGCGGTGAAGGCTTTGCCCAAAGGGGTCCGGGTGGAGGTAGCCTGCATCGCCCTGGCGGATTAAGGCATAAGGGCAAAAAAGCGTAAAATATCGGCATGACGGTCCAGGAAAACCAAGCGGAAGAACTCCTCCACCGCTTTCGCCAAGGGGATGTGCGGGCCCTGGCCCGGGCCCTCACCCTGGTGGAATCGGGACACCCTGTGGGGCAGGAGCTGCTTAAGCGCCTGCGGGGACAGGCCCAGGCCAAGGTGGTGGGCATCACGGGAAGCCCGGGAGCCGGCAAGAGCACCCTCACCGACCGCTTGATCCTGGAGGCCAGGAAGCGGGGGGAGCGGGTAGGGGTCTTGGCGGTGGACCCCTCTAGCCCCTTCACAGGAGGGGCCATCCTGGGGGACCGGATCCGCATGATGCGCCACCACCGGGACCCGGGGGTCTACATCCGCTCCCTGGCTTCCAGAGGCGCCCTGGGAGGCCTGGCCGGGGCCACGGTGGCCGCTTTAGCCCTCCTGGAGGCCTTCGGCTTTGACCGCATCTTCGTGGAAACCGTGGGGGTAGGCCAGAGCGAGGTGGACATCGCCCGGGTGGCGGACACCACCCTCCTCGTCCTCACCCCCGCCGCAGGCGATGCGGTCCAGGCCTTCAAGGCCGGGGTCATGGAGATCGCCGACCTCTTCGCCGTGAACAAGTTTGACCTTCCAGGCGGGGAAAGGATCATCCAGGAGCTGAAAAGCGCCCTGGAACTCTCCCCCCCGCGCCCCGGGGGCTGGCGTCCCCCTATCTTCCCCACGGTAGCGGCCACCGGGGAAGGGGTGGAGGCGCTCTTTGAGGGCCTCGAGGCCCACCACCGCCACCTTCTGGAGCATGGCCTCCTGGAAACCCACCGCCTGGAGCGGGCCCGGTTTGAGGTGGAAAGCGTCATCCAGGAATGGGGACGGAGGAAGACCCAGTCTGCCGGGGAGCTGGTGGCCCGGGTGGCCCGGGGAGAGCTCTCCCCCGAAGAAGCGGCCCTCGCCCTCCTGGACCCGGACCAGCCCCGCTAGTTCTCAGGGCCCGCAGCCTGACCCCTGGCTCCAGGGGAACGCCAGCGGGCCAGCGCCTTCAGAAGCATCTCTCGCTCGTTGGGG
This genomic interval carries:
- a CDS encoding RidA family protein codes for the protein MEAIRTNRAPQAIGPYSQAVRAGGLVFVSGQIPLRPDGTLAEGDIRTQTELVMENLKAILEAAGSSLARVVQTTCFLTDLEDFPLFNEVYARYFSPPYPARATVAVKALPKGVRVEVACIALAD
- the meaB gene encoding methylmalonyl Co-A mutase-associated GTPase MeaB: MTVQENQAEELLHRFRQGDVRALARALTLVESGHPVGQELLKRLRGQAQAKVVGITGSPGAGKSTLTDRLILEARKRGERVGVLAVDPSSPFTGGAILGDRIRMMRHHRDPGVYIRSLASRGALGGLAGATVAALALLEAFGFDRIFVETVGVGQSEVDIARVADTTLLVLTPAAGDAVQAFKAGVMEIADLFAVNKFDLPGGERIIQELKSALELSPPRPGGWRPPIFPTVAATGEGVEALFEGLEAHHRHLLEHGLLETHRLERARFEVESVIQEWGRRKTQSAGELVARVARGELSPEEAALALLDPDQPR